A single window of Methanoculleus oceani DNA harbors:
- a CDS encoding winged helix-turn-helix transcriptional regulator, whose amino-acid sequence MRRRTAVVLLIILLSALPSCAAAGYTVMPAGDYVPDRPPQDMTPIEWWQVPPQILICSLLMDTSPELLIVVNILFLLNVWLFFGYRRIAKRAALEHETRTAIYDHVRAHPGIRLGTLAQDLGINRGTLRYHLGRLQEFGMIATAAVEGRTGYFENRQKYSVLEEKVLIHLRNPNTRELLAILLESPEASRRELAERLGITASSVSWHLRRLRADGIVLQEKIGGDVRYSLSGEAAGFVGERVGVRRGDPGEGAVLRGV is encoded by the coding sequence ATGCGACGCCGGACGGCTGTTGTACTCCTGATCATTCTTCTCTCCGCCCTCCCTTCCTGCGCAGCCGCCGGGTACACGGTCATGCCGGCCGGCGACTACGTACCCGACCGTCCGCCACAGGATATGACACCTATCGAGTGGTGGCAGGTCCCGCCCCAGATCCTGATCTGCAGTCTTCTCATGGATACATCCCCTGAACTCCTGATCGTCGTCAACATCCTGTTCCTGTTGAACGTCTGGCTCTTCTTCGGCTACCGTCGTATTGCAAAACGCGCCGCACTCGAACACGAGACACGGACGGCGATCTACGACCACGTTCGCGCCCACCCGGGCATCCGCCTCGGCACCCTCGCTCAAGACCTCGGAATAAACCGGGGGACCCTGAGGTACCACCTCGGGAGGCTGCAGGAGTTCGGGATGATCGCCACCGCCGCCGTCGAAGGGCGGACGGGATACTTCGAGAACCGGCAGAAGTACTCGGTTCTCGAAGAGAAGGTGCTCATCCACCTCCGGAACCCCAACACCCGGGAGCTCCTCGCCATCCTGCTGGAGAGCCCGGAGGCGTCGCGGAGGGAACTTGCGGAACGGCTCGGGATCACCGCCTCGTCGGTCTCGTGGCATCTGCGAAGGCTGAGGGCCGACGGGATCGTGCTTCAGGAGAAGATAGGGGGAGACGTCCGGTATTCCCTGTCGGGGGAGGCGGCGGGGTTTGTCGGGGAGCGGGTGGGGGTGCGGAGGGGTGATCCGGGAGAAGGGGCTGTATTGAGAGGTGTTTAA
- a CDS encoding GNAT family N-acetyltransferase: MKTIYIRTERLDLIPATLEILESDRDDRQKLARLLSAAVPGSWPPPLLDDETLGAFIQMVSEKGDPLFAAWYWVRDDPRDGERVLVGSGGVASSPVPGTVLIGYSVLEEFQCRGYATEAVRHLIPAIFSLPGVRRIVATTYPDLFGSIRVLEKNGFVHAGEAPAGEGFEEGTVVYVREKPEAPFRS, translated from the coding sequence ATGAAAACCATCTACATCCGTACCGAACGCCTGGACCTGATCCCGGCAACGCTCGAGATCCTCGAGAGCGACCGGGACGACCGTCAAAAACTCGCCCGCCTCCTCTCCGCCGCCGTCCCGGGATCGTGGCCGCCGCCGCTCCTCGACGACGAAACGCTCGGGGCGTTCATCCAGATGGTCTCTGAGAAAGGCGATCCGCTCTTCGCCGCCTGGTACTGGGTGCGCGACGACCCGAGAGATGGGGAACGGGTCCTCGTCGGCAGCGGGGGGGTCGCCTCGTCGCCCGTCCCCGGCACGGTGCTCATCGGCTACTCGGTGCTCGAGGAGTTCCAGTGCCGCGGGTATGCAACCGAGGCGGTCCGCCACCTCATCCCCGCGATCTTCTCCCTCCCCGGCGTCCGGCGGATCGTCGCGACGACCTACCCGGACCTCTTCGGGTCCATCCGGGTGCTCGAGAAGAACGGGTTCGTCCATGCCGGCGAGGCTCCCGCCGGCGAGGGGTTCGAGGAGGGAACCGTCGTCTACGTGCGCGAAAAGCCCGAAGCCCCCTTCCGATCCTGA
- a CDS encoding MBL fold metallo-hydrolase, with translation MNPQTAEMVPRKRSGSLPEIGVMTVIPLENLRIHTYEAPEAAVFVNSHILETENRLIVVDTQFLRPHAEEFRRYADSLDKPIDRVIVTHSHPDHWFGCEYFRDAAIYALSEVTDQIRGGGEAMIQAYAPTFGDAITETVVVPEHIVRPGTETVDGVTLAYEKADGAEAGVNLVIELPENRVLIAQDLVYNRVHVFLQQKEMDPWLAHLRRFQEKEYDVVLPGHGLPANMQALADMAGYLEDAKSALAASSDVETLKQHLVGKYPFYRGDYILDISGRYLYGTGG, from the coding sequence ATGAACCCCCAGACCGCAGAGATGGTGCCCCGGAAACGCTCAGGATCCCTGCCTGAGATCGGGGTTATGACCGTTATCCCGCTGGAGAACCTGAGGATACACACCTACGAGGCGCCCGAGGCGGCAGTCTTCGTAAACTCCCATATCCTCGAGACGGAGAACAGATTGATCGTCGTCGACACGCAGTTTCTCCGTCCTCACGCAGAGGAGTTCCGCAGGTACGCCGACAGCCTGGACAAGCCGATCGACCGCGTCATCGTCACGCACAGCCACCCTGACCACTGGTTCGGGTGCGAATACTTCAGGGACGCCGCGATCTACGCATTAAGCGAGGTCACAGACCAGATCCGCGGGGGCGGGGAGGCCATGATCCAGGCATACGCGCCGACCTTCGGCGACGCGATCACGGAGACGGTGGTGGTGCCGGAGCATATCGTCCGGCCCGGGACCGAGACCGTCGACGGCGTGACGCTTGCCTACGAGAAGGCCGACGGGGCCGAGGCCGGCGTCAATCTCGTCATCGAACTCCCGGAGAACCGCGTGCTCATCGCCCAGGACCTCGTCTACAACCGGGTCCACGTCTTCCTGCAGCAGAAGGAGATGGACCCCTGGCTCGCCCACCTCCGCCGGTTCCAGGAGAAGGAGTACGACGTCGTCCTTCCTGGCCACGGGCTGCCGGCGAACATGCAGGCCCTCGCGGATATGGCGGGGTATCTCGAGGACGCAAAGTCGGCGCTCGCCGCAAGCAGCGACGTAGAGACCTTAAAACAGCACCTGGTCGGGAAGTACCCGTTCTACCGGGGCGATTACATCCTCGATATCAGCGGGAGGTACCTCTACGGGACCGGGGGCTGA
- a CDS encoding Hsp20/alpha crystallin family protein: MAWRRSSRELWSEFDEMLGDMQKQFGEVMERLSGATQQVPLIGGTGAVVDVLEHDADIVVVADLPGVERQGISVRLLDPRTLRITARREEAKEEEQAGYHMRERRIGTISRTVSLPTDVRGEEARATFKNGVLEIRLKKVAEARGREIPVGAEAEQAGQSVAEMRRQQIEEEYREDREKVKPSGYLSPRDLQEAAQKIQIEDKGSPEEQKTAEELRRQKEMMYEEGKRKLAE, translated from the coding sequence ATGGCATGGAGAAGATCTTCGCGTGAACTCTGGAGCGAATTCGACGAGATGCTCGGGGATATGCAGAAACAATTTGGCGAGGTGATGGAGCGCCTCTCAGGAGCCACGCAGCAGGTACCCCTGATTGGCGGAACCGGAGCGGTGGTCGACGTCCTGGAACACGATGCGGATATCGTGGTCGTTGCCGACCTCCCGGGCGTGGAGAGGCAGGGTATATCGGTCCGGCTTCTCGACCCGAGAACGCTGCGGATCACCGCCCGGCGGGAGGAGGCAAAAGAGGAGGAACAGGCCGGATACCACATGCGAGAGCGGAGGATCGGCACGATCTCCCGGACGGTCTCCCTCCCCACCGACGTCAGGGGCGAGGAGGCACGCGCCACCTTCAAGAATGGTGTCCTCGAGATACGGTTGAAGAAGGTCGCCGAGGCTCGCGGCAGGGAGATCCCTGTGGGCGCAGAGGCCGAGCAGGCCGGCCAGTCAGTTGCAGAGATGCGCCGGCAACAGATCGAGGAGGAGTACCGGGAGGACAGGGAGAAGGTGAAGCCGTCCGGGTACCTGAGCCCCCGCGACCTACAGGAAGCGGCGCAGAAGATCCAGATCGAAGATAAGGGAAGCCCCGAAGAGCAAAAGACGGCCGAAGAGCTCCGCCGACAGAAGGAGATGATGTACGAGGAAGGAAAGAGGAAGCTGGCAGAGTAG